The following proteins are co-located in the Patescibacteria group bacterium genome:
- a CDS encoding glycine--tRNA ligase, with translation MSVSMDTLVTLCKTRGFIFPGSDIYGGLANSWDYGPLGVELKNNIKQAWWKKFVTGRLDMVGLDAALLMNPKVWEASGHVATFTDPLVECKECHERYRADKIDLAAPCAKCGKKGTFTEPATFNLMMKTWLGPKEDATATVYFRPETAQAIFVDFPLVLTASRKRVPFGIGQIGKAFRNEITPGNFIFRQREFEQMEIEYFVHPDNWEKAFEMWLGLMHEWVTECGIAPASVVDHEIDKADLAHYSKRTVDIEYHYPFGLEELYGLAYRTDFDLTNHAKASGKEIIYTDPMTNEKYVPHVIEPSFGVDRTLLAVLLSAYSEEEVEGEKRVVLKFPKHLAPIKVAVLPLSKKDELSSIAEPLAEKLAKKFRTEYDETQSIGKRYRRQDEIGTPFCVTVDFETLNDQAVTVRERDSMKQERVKLDELEAYLDNALKS, from the coding sequence ATGTCTGTTTCCATGGATACACTGGTTACGCTGTGTAAGACTCGTGGTTTTATTTTTCCTGGCTCTGACATTTACGGTGGTCTAGCCAACTCCTGGGACTACGGTCCACTTGGCGTTGAACTGAAGAACAACATAAAGCAGGCCTGGTGGAAGAAGTTTGTTACGGGTCGTCTCGATATGGTCGGACTCGATGCTGCGCTTTTGATGAATCCCAAAGTTTGGGAAGCGTCTGGCCACGTCGCGACATTCACCGACCCGCTTGTTGAGTGTAAAGAATGTCACGAACGGTATCGCGCCGATAAAATTGACCTCGCCGCTCCCTGCGCGAAGTGTGGAAAAAAGGGCACGTTTACGGAGCCAGCCACCTTTAACCTAATGATGAAAACGTGGCTTGGTCCAAAAGAGGATGCAACAGCTACGGTGTATTTCCGTCCGGAAACTGCTCAGGCTATCTTTGTCGATTTTCCGCTCGTTCTTACTGCTTCGAGAAAGCGCGTTCCATTTGGCATCGGCCAGATCGGAAAAGCCTTCCGCAACGAGATTACGCCGGGAAACTTTATTTTTCGCCAGCGCGAGTTTGAACAGATGGAGATTGAGTATTTTGTGCACCCTGATAATTGGGAGAAGGCGTTTGAGATGTGGCTTGGGCTCATGCACGAGTGGGTAACTGAGTGTGGTATCGCTCCTGCGAGTGTTGTTGATCATGAGATCGACAAGGCTGATCTGGCGCACTATTCAAAGAGAACGGTGGATATTGAATATCACTATCCGTTCGGCCTTGAGGAGCTTTACGGTTTGGCGTATCGCACGGATTTCGATCTGACGAATCACGCGAAGGCATCTGGCAAAGAGATCATTTACACGGATCCAATGACGAACGAAAAATACGTTCCGCATGTCATTGAGCCGTCGTTTGGCGTGGACCGTACATTGCTCGCGGTGCTTCTTTCGGCGTATTCAGAAGAAGAAGTAGAAGGCGAGAAGCGTGTAGTTCTAAAGTTCCCGAAGCATTTGGCGCCAATTAAAGTTGCGGTGTTGCCCCTTTCAAAGAAGGACGAGCTGTCGAGCATCGCTGAGCCCCTGGCTGAAAAACTCGCCAAGAAATTCCGGACCGAATACGACGAAACGCAGTCCATTGGTAAGCGGTATCGCCGCCAAGACGAAATCGGCACGCCATTCTGTGTGACGGTTGACTTTGAAACACTCAACGACCAGGCCGTGACTGTGCGTGAAAGAGATTCCATGAAACAGGAACGTGTGAAACTTGATGAACTTGAGGCCTACCTCGATAATGCCCTGAAGAGCTAA
- a CDS encoding triose-phosphate isomerase, protein MKYIVANWKMNLGIRESVALARGTLLALQGKEIVPEVILCPSATALAEVHKTLARTRMHLGAQNVGPGRSGAFTGEEGVAQLEDVGCKYVILGHSESRALGEGPETIAKKMAAVWESASLTPILCVSEMGELKSSLSLVKPSRSKKLFLAYEPTWAIGTGNPATPADAVRELTALKTELTAIGFSADALVMLYGGSTNAENAYSYLREPVIDGLLVGGASLKVQEITGIINAAHEVITASPEIWS, encoded by the coding sequence ATGAAATACATTGTAGCGAATTGGAAAATGAATCTCGGAATCAGGGAATCCGTAGCACTGGCACGCGGAACACTTTTGGCGCTCCAGGGAAAGGAGATAGTGCCCGAGGTGATTTTGTGTCCGTCCGCCACGGCGCTGGCGGAGGTGCATAAGACGCTCGCGCGCACGCGGATGCATCTTGGCGCGCAGAACGTGGGTCCAGGGCGTTCTGGCGCCTTTACGGGGGAGGAGGGCGTGGCCCAGCTTGAGGATGTAGGATGTAAGTATGTCATTCTTGGCCATTCGGAGAGCAGAGCTTTGGGTGAAGGGCCGGAGACGATTGCGAAAAAAATGGCCGCAGTGTGGGAATCAGCGTCTTTGACGCCGATTCTTTGTGTGAGCGAGATGGGGGAGTTGAAATCATCGTTGAGTTTGGTTAAGCCGTCACGGAGCAAAAAATTGTTTTTAGCCTATGAGCCAACTTGGGCAATCGGCACCGGGAACCCGGCTACCCCCGCCGACGCCGTGCGCGAACTGACCGCGCTTAAAACAGAGTTGACGGCGATAGGCTTTTCAGCTGATGCACTTGTAATGCTGTATGGCGGTTCAACTAATGCCGAGAACGCGTATTCGTACCTGCGCGAACCTGTTATTGATGGACTGCTTGTAGGCGGAGCAAGTCTGAAGGTTCAGGAGATTACCGGTATTATTAACGCTGCGCATGAGGTCATAACCGCCTCGCCTGAAATATGGTCTTAA
- a CDS encoding rod shape-determining protein has translation MFGKKLGIDLGTTTVLVFVPKRGIIINEPSVVAISKADKTVLAVGKEAKDMLGRTPDTIIARRPLKDGVIADYRTTEAMLRYFINKALGGVRMFRPEVMIAVPGGITSTERRAVIDAALSAGAKAAYIIKQPVVAAIGANIPIGSPNGHMIVEIGGGTSEMAVISLGGIVASTSVRIGGVKFDAAIQEFVRRTYNLAIGERTAEDMKIRVGSAMYLEEKLRMEIKGRDMITGLPKIIEVSSDDVTEAIQPLLEGIITALKEVLHETPPELSADVMDKGIVISGGSSQLRNMDRLIAEATSVPTYVADDPQLCVARGTGLALENLDAYKRSLFNA, from the coding sequence ATGTTCGGCAAAAAGTTAGGCATTGACCTTGGCACTACCACGGTCCTCGTGTTCGTCCCTAAACGGGGGATCATAATTAATGAGCCTTCTGTAGTTGCGATTTCTAAGGCGGATAAGACCGTGTTGGCCGTTGGCAAAGAAGCGAAGGACATGCTTGGCCGTACGCCGGATACTATTATTGCGCGCCGGCCGCTGAAGGACGGCGTTATTGCGGATTATCGGACTACGGAGGCCATGCTCCGTTATTTTATTAACAAGGCGCTCGGCGGTGTTCGCATGTTTCGCCCAGAGGTGATGATTGCGGTGCCGGGTGGGATCACTTCTACTGAGCGACGCGCAGTTATTGACGCCGCGCTTTCTGCTGGTGCAAAAGCTGCGTACATTATTAAGCAGCCTGTTGTGGCTGCTATTGGCGCGAACATTCCGATTGGCAGTCCGAATGGCCACATGATTGTGGAGATTGGAGGAGGCACGAGCGAGATGGCCGTGATTTCCCTTGGCGGCATTGTCGCATCGACTTCGGTGCGCATCGGGGGAGTGAAATTTGATGCTGCCATCCAGGAATTTGTCCGTCGGACATACAATCTTGCGATTGGTGAACGCACCGCGGAAGACATGAAGATCCGCGTCGGCTCCGCTATGTATCTAGAAGAAAAGCTGCGCATGGAAATCAAGGGGCGCGACATGATCACAGGTCTCCCCAAGATTATCGAGGTTTCGAGCGACGACGTGACCGAGGCGATTCAGCCTTTACTTGAAGGTATCATCACCGCACTTAAAGAAGTTTTGCACGAAACGCCTCCGGAACTTTCGGCAGACGTGATGGACAAGGGAATCGTTATTTCCGGCGGTTCGAGCCAGTTGCGTAACATGGATCGGCTCATTGCAGAGGCTACAAGCGTTCCTACATACGTCGCCGACGACCCGCAGCTTTGCGTGGCTCGTGGAACCGGTCTAGCTCTCGAGAACCTGGACGCATATAAGAGAAGTCTGTTTAATGCTTAG
- a CDS encoding tetratricopeptide repeat protein: protein MVLTIILISVFVLSVGVLGVLLVRKAPSVLVIDPSASKDAKAKELKRDILKKRLERATAVPISSARDVLVAPFVFMQRAVRSVAGQLKALEDSYAKLQKGGKPVNEDAVRQLFEESEAAFRAGRTDDAEKRLIELISLNPKYAEAYELLGRVYMQTKDYALARETLLHVLKLSPKNASVYASLGEVSELEGKVEAAYEAYKRAMELSPNNPKYLDFFISAAITADNFEEAKEALERLKEVNPQNQKIAEFSAILLK from the coding sequence ATGGTCTTAACCATTATTCTCATCTCGGTGTTCGTGCTGTCTGTGGGCGTTCTCGGCGTCCTTTTAGTGCGCAAGGCACCGAGTGTTTTAGTGATTGATCCTTCCGCCTCGAAAGATGCTAAAGCTAAGGAGTTGAAGCGTGATATTTTAAAGAAACGCCTTGAACGAGCTACGGCAGTTCCTATTAGTAGCGCGCGCGATGTGTTGGTTGCGCCTTTTGTATTTATGCAACGAGCTGTGCGGTCAGTGGCCGGCCAGCTTAAGGCGCTTGAGGATTCTTATGCCAAGCTCCAGAAAGGCGGGAAACCGGTTAATGAAGATGCTGTTCGCCAACTGTTTGAAGAATCTGAAGCTGCTTTTCGTGCCGGGAGAACAGATGACGCAGAAAAGAGGTTGATTGAGCTCATCAGCTTGAACCCAAAGTATGCTGAGGCGTATGAGCTTTTGGGGCGTGTATATATGCAGACAAAGGACTATGCGCTCGCTCGCGAAACGTTATTGCATGTACTGAAGCTCTCGCCCAAGAACGCGAGTGTCTATGCTAGCTTAGGCGAGGTGTCGGAACTGGAGGGCAAGGTTGAGGCCGCGTACGAGGCTTATAAGAGGGCGATGGAGTTGAGCCCGAATAACCCTAAGTATTTAGATTTCTTTATTTCAGCTGCTATTACGGCGGACAATTTTGAAGAGGCTAAGGAAGCGTTGGAACGTCTGAAGGAGGTTAATCCACAAAATCAAAAGATCGCGGAATTTTCCGCGATCCTTCTCAAGTAA
- the rpmG gene encoding 50S ribosomal protein L33, with the protein MSQDNLIKLECTVCKSLNYRSKKNKKTLKDRLELLKHCKPCKKHTPHKETK; encoded by the coding sequence ATGTCCCAAGACAACCTCATTAAGCTGGAGTGCACGGTCTGTAAGTCCTTGAACTACCGCTCCAAGAAGAACAAGAAAACGCTGAAGGATCGCCTTGAGCTTTTGAAGCACTGCAAGCCGTGTAAGAAGCACACGCCGCACAAAGAAACAAAGTAA
- the frr gene encoding ribosome recycling factor: MSLLDEYKPEFEKIVDHLIDELSVIRTGRASPALVENIQVEAYGTFQPVKAVASMSTPDAKTLEITPWDTSVLKAIETAIIKSDIGINPVVDGKMVRLNMPMMTEETRKKMVKVMNEKLEDSRVHIRKVREEAKKKVSAMEGGQDVVRKELEALEKMVKGYVEKIDAVGEKKEKEVMSI; this comes from the coding sequence ATGTCCCTACTCGACGAATACAAGCCAGAGTTTGAGAAAATTGTTGATCATTTGATTGATGAATTATCGGTTATCCGTACTGGTCGAGCCAGCCCGGCACTCGTTGAGAACATTCAGGTTGAAGCATACGGCACTTTCCAGCCCGTGAAAGCGGTTGCTTCGATGTCCACACCCGACGCGAAGACGCTTGAGATCACGCCGTGGGACACTTCTGTTTTGAAGGCTATTGAAACCGCGATTATCAAGTCCGACATCGGCATCAATCCGGTCGTGGACGGAAAAATGGTACGTTTGAACATGCCGATGATGACGGAAGAAACGCGCAAGAAAATGGTGAAGGTGATGAACGAAAAACTTGAAGACTCCCGCGTACACATTCGCAAGGTTCGCGAAGAAGCCAAAAAGAAAGTTTCCGCCATGGAAGGCGGGCAGGACGTGGTTCGCAAAGAACTCGAAGCCCTGGAAAAGATGGTGAAAGGATACGTTGAAAAGATTGACGCCGTGGGGGAGAAGAAGGAGAAAGAAGTAATGTCGATCTAG
- a CDS encoding DUF4012 domain-containing protein → MHPTNFLEPEAGVHLPKLPEQAPELHHAHPSRKRRRRKMTRRIVYILLATAFIAVAIFLGIGGSKLAQDSLALKAAGEGAKTALENGDVQGAHVALGEVVTGIHAVRADLSYFGFVKTVPLLGDQVTGAEATLDAAGQAADALYSGLTVFLDALSSVEGASDLIGVGSGAGESRSYSTLTEEEKYLLLHSLSVALPELRRMQVNLRLAKLDLDRLDSLNLAPQFARAVLPLQQKLPELIDAVDIVVPFAAIAPQFAGLGSEHQFLLMFLNNHELRPGGGFIGNYALLTMKNGDIKSMVTDDSYAVDALVLGHPDYHVEPPIALKRFMNLSNWYFRDSNWSPDFKESSEVSVQLMRQEFAYGGKPVPNLAGTIGITTDFLSRVIEFIGPITVDGETFTSDNVTDKLEYIVEQAFDCANAPLADRARCVNVPVSQRKLIIKHMTEVMMDRLKGLSPSKWPAFFRVLHEAFAKKEIVFMSMDGKTQAVIEDAGWGGVLNPIASDDVFMMVDANMGAYKTDRVVDREVTYSVRPNGAGFRATASIQYANTATKKDYRTIDYRTYSRVYAPLGSTLVSTTGASLSVPQCNPQYFPNTPSTFDEVGLTSFGACVFVPIGQTRTLTFTYDLPAHVVDAIRRGDYALQVYKQIGARDNLLTIDEDFGKAVRDATPAESPIDWGDKKYHLETVLDTDKEFRVRL, encoded by the coding sequence ATGCACCCGACGAATTTTTTAGAGCCGGAGGCGGGAGTGCACTTGCCAAAGCTACCGGAACAGGCTCCGGAGCTTCACCATGCACACCCCTCAAGAAAAAGACGACGCCGAAAAATGACTCGACGGATTGTTTATATTTTGTTGGCGACGGCGTTTATAGCCGTGGCTATATTTTTGGGTATTGGCGGATCAAAGCTCGCTCAAGATTCGCTGGCCCTGAAGGCTGCTGGGGAAGGTGCTAAGACGGCGCTAGAAAACGGTGACGTTCAGGGTGCGCATGTGGCTCTCGGCGAGGTAGTTACAGGGATTCACGCAGTTAGGGCTGACCTTTCTTATTTTGGATTTGTGAAGACCGTACCGTTATTGGGCGACCAAGTAACAGGCGCGGAGGCGACGCTTGATGCAGCTGGTCAGGCTGCGGACGCACTCTATTCTGGTTTGACGGTTTTTCTTGACGCTCTATCTTCTGTTGAGGGCGCGTCGGACCTTATCGGCGTGGGGAGCGGTGCTGGTGAATCAAGGTCCTACAGTACGTTGACTGAAGAAGAAAAATATTTATTGTTGCATTCGTTGTCAGTCGCGCTTCCGGAACTCAGACGCATGCAAGTAAATCTGCGCTTGGCCAAGTTGGACCTTGACCGGCTCGACTCGCTGAACCTGGCACCGCAGTTTGCGCGAGCCGTACTGCCGTTGCAACAGAAGCTGCCGGAATTAATTGACGCCGTAGATATTGTCGTGCCCTTTGCGGCTATCGCCCCTCAATTCGCAGGACTCGGGAGCGAGCATCAGTTTTTGCTCATGTTCTTGAATAACCATGAGCTCAGACCGGGCGGGGGATTTATTGGTAACTATGCGCTTTTGACCATGAAGAACGGAGACATCAAGTCCATGGTGACGGATGATTCCTATGCTGTTGATGCTCTGGTTCTTGGACATCCTGATTATCACGTTGAGCCACCAATCGCCCTCAAACGGTTCATGAACCTAAGCAATTGGTATTTCCGTGATTCCAATTGGTCGCCTGATTTTAAAGAAAGTTCAGAAGTTAGCGTGCAACTCATGCGCCAGGAATTTGCCTACGGTGGAAAACCAGTTCCCAATCTGGCCGGTACGATTGGTATTACGACGGACTTTTTATCGCGGGTAATTGAGTTCATCGGACCCATTACGGTGGATGGCGAGACGTTTACCAGTGATAACGTGACGGATAAGCTGGAATATATCGTGGAACAAGCATTTGATTGTGCTAATGCTCCGCTGGCAGACCGCGCTCGTTGTGTGAATGTGCCCGTTTCACAACGCAAGCTCATTATTAAGCACATGACGGAGGTCATGATGGATCGTCTGAAGGGACTTTCGCCCTCTAAATGGCCAGCCTTTTTCCGTGTCCTCCATGAGGCCTTCGCTAAAAAGGAAATTGTTTTCATGAGCATGGATGGCAAGACGCAGGCCGTGATTGAAGACGCGGGCTGGGGCGGGGTGCTGAATCCTATCGCTTCCGACGATGTGTTCATGATGGTGGACGCCAATATGGGTGCTTATAAAACTGACCGTGTAGTGGATAGAGAAGTCACCTATTCTGTGAGACCAAACGGCGCTGGCTTCCGGGCGACCGCTAGTATTCAGTATGCGAACACGGCGACTAAGAAAGATTACCGGACGATCGATTATCGGACTTACTCGCGAGTTTACGCTCCGCTTGGCTCGACGCTAGTTTCAACCACCGGCGCTTCGCTGTCTGTGCCGCAATGCAACCCGCAGTACTTCCCGAACACTCCGTCCACCTTTGACGAGGTAGGTTTAACCAGCTTTGGGGCCTGTGTATTTGTGCCGATTGGCCAAACCCGTACTCTGACCTTCACCTATGACCTACCAGCTCATGTGGTGGATGCTATTCGGCGAGGCGACTACGCGCTCCAGGTCTATAAACAGATAGGCGCACGGGATAACCTTTTGACTATAGATGAGGACTTTGGTAAGGCAGTGAGGGACGCTACTCCCGCGGAATCGCCGATTGATTGGGGTGACAAGAAATATCATTTGGAGACGGTTTTAGACACTGATAAAGAGTTTCGCGTGAGACTGTAA
- a CDS encoding pitrilysin family protein yields the protein MFTTHKLKNGARVVLSPYGGTEAATILVMFKVGSRDEDLKVWGGSHFIEHLMFKGTKKRPETMDITRELDQYGAEFNAYTGKDLTAYYVKITAERLPVAVDLLEDMLFHSKFDGKEMAKEKKVIQEEIKMYEENPIMHLEDMLEEAMFDGHVLGRNIAGTGETMTKMKRDDVIKYRDQFYVPENMVVIVSGKVPKDILKLLESGFGKIPHAKRAMFENVYLPGKHQASVLRRQEKPLEQIQVALGFPIPGRAHDDSYAIKVLATILGGTMSSRLFIQVREKRGLCYTVRANAEQYDDVGLLSVRAGLDAKRLPLAAKTIIAELKKMAKDGVTSKELSDAKEHWRGALTLQLEDSSARAEFFGRQELFEGKVETLDARMNRVNAVKAGDIKRVAREYLNPAKMSLAVIGPYKTDAEVLKMFGIK from the coding sequence ATGTTCACCACCCACAAACTCAAAAACGGAGCGCGCGTAGTGCTTTCGCCTTACGGCGGCACGGAAGCGGCGACAATTCTCGTCATGTTTAAAGTTGGTTCCCGAGATGAAGATTTGAAAGTGTGGGGCGGAAGCCACTTCATTGAGCACTTGATGTTCAAGGGCACAAAGAAGCGTCCAGAGACCATGGATATTACGCGGGAGCTTGACCAATACGGCGCCGAGTTTAATGCGTATACAGGCAAGGACCTGACGGCCTATTATGTAAAAATTACGGCTGAGCGTTTGCCGGTAGCAGTTGATCTCTTGGAAGATATGCTGTTTCATTCAAAATTCGACGGCAAAGAAATGGCCAAAGAGAAGAAGGTGATTCAGGAAGAGATTAAGATGTATGAGGAAAACCCAATCATGCACCTTGAGGACATGCTTGAGGAAGCCATGTTTGACGGTCATGTGCTAGGGCGAAACATTGCTGGCACTGGCGAGACCATGACTAAGATGAAGCGTGATGACGTGATTAAATATCGCGATCAGTTTTACGTGCCGGAGAATATGGTCGTGATTGTTTCCGGAAAAGTACCAAAAGATATTTTGAAGTTGCTCGAATCAGGTTTTGGCAAAATACCTCATGCCAAGCGGGCAATGTTTGAAAACGTATACCTGCCAGGCAAGCATCAGGCGAGTGTGCTTCGCCGTCAGGAGAAGCCGCTGGAGCAGATTCAGGTAGCGCTTGGGTTCCCCATTCCGGGCCGAGCTCATGATGACTCTTATGCTATTAAAGTACTAGCTACTATTCTGGGCGGTACAATGAGTTCACGTTTGTTTATCCAGGTGCGCGAGAAGCGCGGGCTCTGTTACACGGTGCGAGCGAACGCCGAACAGTATGATGACGTAGGCTTGCTCTCGGTGCGCGCCGGATTGGATGCTAAGCGTCTGCCTTTGGCCGCTAAGACAATCATTGCCGAGCTCAAGAAGATGGCTAAAGACGGAGTCACTTCTAAAGAGCTGTCAGATGCCAAAGAGCACTGGCGCGGAGCTTTGACACTGCAGCTTGAAGATTCTTCCGCCCGGGCTGAATTCTTCGGCCGCCAGGAGTTGTTTGAGGGGAAGGTTGAGACGCTCGATGCTCGTATGAATAGGGTGAACGCAGTTAAGGCTGGCGATATTAAGCGCGTGGCTCGGGAGTATTTGAATCCCGCGAAGATGTCACTGGCGGTCATTGGTCCATACAAGACGGATGCGGAAGTATTAAAGATGTTTGGAATCAAGTAG
- a CDS encoding helix-turn-helix domain-containing protein, protein MQDELLEGLARLGFTDKEAKVFIALLAHAGASAQEVAMDSALPRATVYDILADLIGRGYATVGEGEFGRRYFPQPPEKILKLLEDQQDVIEKRLSDAVAIVPMLNVLYSPMGARPRVRYREGLHGLRQLQAEYGALEGDYIQMVGLDAFLKLHDPDRTDDYRDTLQTGQRKIRTIFVTTDPSLVPKIPGMETVVLSPGVLPIEGEMTVCGDRVAFFSYKDDIIAVEIHSAQIAGVCRETLELAWNYAKLLEEKLK, encoded by the coding sequence ATGCAAGACGAATTATTAGAGGGACTGGCTCGCCTAGGTTTTACCGATAAAGAAGCCAAGGTTTTCATTGCGCTGTTGGCACACGCCGGTGCCAGCGCTCAGGAGGTGGCGATGGATAGTGCGTTACCACGGGCGACGGTATATGACATTCTGGCTGACCTTATTGGCCGCGGTTATGCTACGGTGGGCGAGGGGGAGTTTGGACGGCGTTATTTTCCTCAGCCACCGGAGAAAATTTTAAAGCTACTGGAAGATCAGCAGGATGTTATTGAGAAACGTTTAAGCGACGCGGTGGCGATTGTGCCAATGCTGAACGTGTTGTACTCGCCGATGGGCGCTCGCCCACGCGTTAGATATCGCGAAGGTTTACATGGTCTTCGGCAACTGCAGGCCGAGTATGGCGCGCTAGAGGGCGACTATATTCAAATGGTTGGATTGGACGCTTTCCTGAAGCTGCATGACCCTGATCGGACCGACGACTATCGCGACACGCTGCAGACTGGTCAGCGCAAGATTCGAACAATCTTTGTTACTACAGATCCCTCGCTCGTGCCCAAGATTCCTGGGATGGAAACGGTGGTCCTTTCGCCCGGAGTTTTGCCTATAGAGGGCGAGATGACGGTTTGCGGTGACCGAGTCGCCTTCTTTTCTTACAAAGATGACATCATCGCGGTTGAGATTCACTCTGCACAAATCGCGGGAGTTTGTAGGGAAACGCTCGAACTCGCCTGGAATTACGCCAAGCTGCTGGAAGAAAAGTTAAAATGA
- a CDS encoding glycosyltransferase family 1 protein — protein MKTIGIDASALLKANPTGVENYARLLLGEMMKTPLQEGESVVLYARGEQPSDLGLPAGWTWKALPFWFPKGWTHFRLAKELFQHPVSVFFSPAHEVPLATGSAKVVTTVHDVVFAKYPKLYSPLQNIRQRAAVKHAVRVASKILTVSANTKRDLMSLFKASEEKIIVTHLASSIEPRSVETKAGEKYFLYIGRIEEKKNVGLLVEAFRQFKELMPAGDTTKLVLVGGIGYGGERILGAAQGFGDAKPLHLGYVPNEEIPGLYAGAIAFVFPSHDEGFGLPILDAMKMGTPTLVSDIPVFHEVAGSAAEYASPNDATAFAVKMKALVENPALRSSLSLRGMAQAEKYSWTDTARLTWHALRSV, from the coding sequence ATGAAAACGATTGGCATAGACGCGTCAGCACTTTTGAAGGCGAACCCGACCGGCGTAGAAAATTACGCCCGGTTGCTTTTGGGCGAGATGATGAAAACCCCGCTGCAGGAGGGGGAGTCCGTCGTTCTCTACGCGCGCGGCGAGCAACCGAGCGACCTCGGTCTTCCTGCTGGTTGGACTTGGAAGGCGTTGCCTTTTTGGTTCCCTAAAGGCTGGACGCATTTTAGATTAGCTAAAGAACTTTTTCAGCATCCGGTAAGCGTGTTTTTTTCTCCCGCGCACGAAGTTCCACTCGCGACTGGTTCGGCGAAAGTGGTGACGACCGTGCACGATGTAGTTTTTGCAAAGTATCCAAAGCTCTACTCGCCGCTGCAAAATATCCGACAACGTGCTGCAGTGAAACATGCCGTGCGAGTCGCGTCTAAGATTCTGACGGTGAGCGCGAATACCAAGCGAGATTTGATGTCCCTTTTTAAGGCGAGCGAGGAGAAGATCATCGTCACGCATCTGGCGTCGTCGATTGAGCCGCGCTCCGTTGAGACGAAAGCTGGCGAGAAGTATTTTTTGTATATTGGACGAATCGAAGAAAAGAAAAATGTTGGTCTGCTCGTGGAGGCGTTCAGACAGTTCAAGGAATTGATGCCTGCAGGGGATACTACGAAGCTTGTTCTCGTCGGAGGGATTGGATATGGCGGGGAGAGGATCCTGGGCGCGGCGCAAGGGTTTGGCGACGCCAAACCCTTACATCTAGGATATGTGCCGAACGAGGAGATTCCTGGTCTCTATGCGGGCGCAATTGCCTTCGTTTTTCCGTCGCACGATGAAGGGTTTGGCCTGCCGATTCTCGACGCTATGAAGATGGGGACGCCTACGCTTGTGAGTGATATCCCGGTCTTTCATGAAGTTGCTGGTTCGGCTGCTGAATACGCTTCGCCGAACGACGCGACGGCGTTTGCGGTCAAGATGAAAGCGCTTGTTGAAAATCCTGCGTTGCGTTCGTCACTTTCGTTGCGCGGTATGGCGCAGGCGGAAAAATATTCCTGGACAGACACGGCTCGACTAACTTGGCATGCCTTGCGCAGCGTCTAA
- a CDS encoding AAA family ATPase: MHSAFGDIIGHELQLSYLSKTLERGSTAHAYIFAGPRGVGKTAIAERFACALLGTQQAASVQAHPDFMRVSRPVEETEGGRKRDISIESVRELTARLSLAAIHGTKVAIIDDADAMGIGAQNALLKTLEEPSGHAIIILITDDIEEILPTIRSRSVPLAFARVRSESVELALTERGTSPELAREICLRSLGRPGVALALLDMEVFQSVKDAEAKIRAFLEKPRAQQIAEVGKLAKAESSGEREAWFETLARELRMDLPRRADALSALLDARSSLKKNANTSLALEHIALSL; encoded by the coding sequence ATGCATTCTGCTTTTGGTGACATCATTGGCCACGAATTACAGCTTTCGTATTTGAGCAAAACGCTCGAACGTGGGAGTACGGCGCATGCTTATATTTTCGCGGGTCCGCGGGGCGTAGGCAAGACGGCTATTGCTGAACGCTTCGCGTGTGCGCTTTTGGGGACGCAACAAGCTGCGTCCGTACAGGCGCATCCGGATTTTATGCGGGTCTCACGGCCTGTCGAAGAAACGGAAGGCGGGAGAAAGAGAGATATTTCTATTGAATCCGTTCGCGAACTCACGGCTCGGTTGTCACTCGCTGCAATTCATGGAACGAAAGTGGCGATTATTGACGACGCTGACGCCATGGGGATTGGGGCGCAGAATGCACTTTTGAAAACACTGGAAGAACCATCCGGTCACGCGATCATTATTTTGATCACGGATGATATAGAAGAAATCCTACCAACTATTCGTTCTCGTTCGGTGCCGCTCGCGTTTGCTCGCGTTCGTTCGGAGTCAGTGGAGCTGGCATTGACTGAACGTGGCACTTCCCCAGAACTGGCGCGGGAAATTTGTTTGCGTTCGCTTGGCCGGCCGGGAGTAGCGCTAGCCTTGCTTGATATGGAGGTGTTTCAGTCAGTTAAAGATGCCGAGGCAAAAATTCGCGCCTTCCTAGAGAAGCCTCGGGCTCAGCAGATCGCTGAGGTTGGTAAACTTGCCAAGGCAGAAAGTTCCGGGGAACGTGAAGCTTGGTTTGAAACGCTTGCCCGTGAGCTACGGATGGATTTGCCACGCCGGGCGGACGCTCTGTCCGCGCTCTTGGACGCCAGGTCATCATTAAAAAAGAATGCTAATACCTCTTTAGCACTTGAACATATTGCGCTTTCTCTATGA